The following proteins are co-located in the Silene latifolia isolate original U9 population chromosome 1, ASM4854445v1, whole genome shotgun sequence genome:
- the LOC141608220 gene encoding heat shock factor protein HSF8-like, translating into MDTTTITAPATTVDTAPAVSIAAQPTPMTNVNGPPPFLCKTYDMVDDPATDAVVSWSSTNNSFIVWNQTQFGQDLLPKYFKHNNFSSFVRQLNTYGFRKVDPDRWEFANEGFLRGQKHLLKSISRRKPGHAHGPQNQPQTHAQTPVGACVEVGKFGLEEEVERLKRDKNVLMQELVRLRQQQQTTDTQLQTMVQRLQGMEQRQQQMMSFLAKAVQSPGFLAQFVQQQSESNRRISEVNKKRRLKQDGDSESETSSLTDGQIVKYQPLGRNFSASSDNFYIGNSASTSVMESGFETGTTPEFPKICVASPEASPSETRPHIDAIAPDLPSISEVVEKSDDIHREVNYLVTETGDEEFMDLSSIELNGTMPVDFDFDVDFDIDKLSGLSPDPDIESFLNDSDWGQYLSQNMNLPGSNEAVPPAPESLPSGAERQERQPSAIGWDKRQHVDQLTEQMHLLNSDKQI; encoded by the exons ATGGACACTACTACTATCACCGCCCCCGCTACCACCGTCGACACCGCACCAGCCGTTTCCATCGCCGCGCAGCCGACGCCGATGACGAACGTCAACGGGCCGCCGCCCTTTCTGTGTAAGACGTACGACATGGTGGATGATCCTGCTACTGATGCGGTTGTTTCTTGGAGCTCCACGAATAATAGTTTCATTGTTTGGAATCAGACTCAATTTGGTCAGGATTTATTGCCCAAGTATTTCAAGCACAATAATTTCTCCAGCTTTGTTCGTCAGCTTAATACTTAT GGTTTTAGAAAGGTGGATCCAGATCGTTGGGAGTTTGCTAATGAGGGATTCTTAAGGGGTCAGAAACACCTTCTTAAGAGTATCAGTCGCCGAAAGCCTGGACATGCGCATGGTCCTCAAAATCAACCGCAAACACATGCTCAGActcctgttggagcttgtgtcgaGGTTGGTAAATTTGGGTTGGAGGAAGAGGTGGAGAGGCTTAAAAGGGACAAAAATGTGCTCATGCAAGAACTTGTTCGATTAAGACAACAGCAACAAACAACTGATACTCAGTTACAAACCATGGTACAGCGACTTCAGGGCATGGAGCAACGTCAGCAGCAAATGATGTCATTTTTAGCAAAAGCCGTTCAAAGTCCTGGATTCTTAGCTCAGTTTGTTCAGCAGCAGTCTGAGAGCAACAGGCGCATTTCCGAAGTCAACAAAAAGCGAAGGCTTAAGCAAGATGGTGATTCCGAGAGTGAAACCTCGTCACTTACGGATGGACAAATAGTGAAATACCAGCCCTTAGGCAGGAATTTCAGTGCCAGCTCTGATAATTTTTACATTGGTAATTCAGCATCAACTAGTGTAATGGAAAGTGGTTTTGAAACTGGGACTACACCTGAGTTCCCGAAAATATGTGTGGCAAGTCCGGAGGCATCTCCTTCAGAAACTAGGCCTCATATAGATGCCATCGCGCCTGACCTTCCATCCATTTCTGAAGTTGTAGAGAAGTCTGATGACATTCACAGGGAGGTAAATTACTTGGTAACTGAAACGGGAGATGAAGAATTTATGGATCTATCATCCATAGAGCTTAATGGCACAATGCCTGTTGACTTTGATTTTGATGTTGACTTCGACATTGACAAGCTGTCTGGCCTGTCTCCTGATCCTGATATTGAATCATTTCTTAATGATTCCGATTGGGGACAGTATCTCAGTCAAAATATGAATCTACCTGGCAGTAACGAAGCAGTTCCACCTGCACCTGAAAGTCTTCCCAGTGGAGCAGAACGACAAGAACGGCAACCTTCAGCAATTGGATGGGACAAACGCCAACATGTGGATCAACTTACAGAGCAAATGCATCTCCTCAATTCAGACAAACAAATTTAG